The sequence AAAACTCCTGACGGTAAAAGTAGCCGCTTCAAAAAAGACCGTTACTGATGGTTGTCAGGTTTTCAACTGAGTTTTATTAGCTCTTTATTATCCTGAGTTCTATCAGCCAATTTCCTGATAAATCTCATATACGGCCGGTCAGATACTCCGCACATTTGCCTCATCAAACGCTTTGGGGTATGCACATTATCTTTTTTATGATCGGCATTAGCCTGCTGATGGCCCTGGGATTTCTCGGCGCTTTTCTGTGGTCGATACGAACGGGTCAGCAAGACGATTTATATACGCCCTCCATGCGCATACTACTTGATGACAATGAACCAACTGCTACGGATACGACCGTTTAACCGCCTGTTACCGCTATGAATGTTTCGCAGAAACCGCCCACAATCATCTCGTCCGACCGGTCCCTTCTGGGGCAGGGAACTGCTCCTGCCGTGCAGTACTTCAACTACGATAACCGCACGGTTCGTAATTTTGCTATCGCTACGATTGTCTGGGGAGTTGTTGGTATGCTGGTTGGCGTGCTGATTGCCAGTCAGTTATTTACACCATCGGCCAACCTCGGCAATCAGTACACTACCTTCGGCCGGATTCGTCCATTGCACACCAATGCGGTGATTTTTGCCTTCGTCGGCAACGCCATTTTTATGGGCGTTTATTACTCGCTGCAACGGCTTTGCAAAGCCCGGATGTTCAGCGATTTGCTGAGCAAAATCCACTTCTGGGGCTGGCAAGCCATTATTGTGGCAGCTGCGATCACGCTGCCACTAGGGTTGACTACCTCACACGAATACGCAGAACTTGAATGGCCAATCGACATTGCCATTACGCTGATCTGGGTTGTGTTCGGTATAAATATGTTCGGTACGATCATCAACCGGCGGGAGCGGCATCTTTACGTAGCCATCTGGTTTTACATTGCCACATTCGTAACCGTGGCCGTTCTGCATATTGTCAATTCGTATGAGATGCCGGTCAGTTTATTCAAAAGTTATTACGTCTATGCCGGGGTGCAGGACGCGCTTGTGCAGTGGTGGTACGGTCACAACGCGGTAGCTTTCTTTCTGACAACGCCCTTTCTGGGTCTGATGTATTACTTTCTGCCCAAGATGGCCAACCGGCCCATTTACTCCTATAAATTATCAATTCTGCACTTCTGGGCGTTGATCTTTATCTACATCTGGGCAGGTCCACACCATTTACTCTATACGTCTTTGCCCGACTGGGCGCAATCGCTGGGTGTTGTGTTCTCTATCATGCTCATTGCTCCGTCGTGGGGTGGTATGATCAACGGGCTGCTGACACTGCGCGGAGCCTGGGACAAGGTGCGCGAAGATACCATCCTGAAATTCATGGTTGTGGCAGTTACCGCCTATGGTATGGCCACGTTTGAAGGGCCGATGCTTGCGCTCAAGAATGTAAATGCCATTGCCCACTTCACCGACTGGGTAGTCGCTCACGTGCACGTAGGTGCTTTAGGCTGGAATGGGTTTATGACGTTCGCTGTTCTATACTGGCTTATTCCGCGCGTATATCGCACTCCGTTATACTCCAGAAA comes from Spirosoma aureum and encodes:
- the ccoS gene encoding cbb3-type cytochrome oxidase assembly protein CcoS, with translation MHIIFFMIGISLLMALGFLGAFLWSIRTGQQDDLYTPSMRILLDDNEPTATDTTV
- the ccoN gene encoding cytochrome-c oxidase, cbb3-type subunit I, with amino-acid sequence MNVSQKPPTIISSDRSLLGQGTAPAVQYFNYDNRTVRNFAIATIVWGVVGMLVGVLIASQLFTPSANLGNQYTTFGRIRPLHTNAVIFAFVGNAIFMGVYYSLQRLCKARMFSDLLSKIHFWGWQAIIVAAAITLPLGLTTSHEYAELEWPIDIAITLIWVVFGINMFGTIINRRERHLYVAIWFYIATFVTVAVLHIVNSYEMPVSLFKSYYVYAGVQDALVQWWYGHNAVAFFLTTPFLGLMYYFLPKMANRPIYSYKLSILHFWALIFIYIWAGPHHLLYTSLPDWAQSLGVVFSIMLIAPSWGGMINGLLTLRGAWDKVREDTILKFMVVAVTAYGMATFEGPMLALKNVNAIAHFTDWVVAHVHVGALGWNGFMTFAVLYWLIPRVYRTPLYSRKLMGVHFWIGTLGILFYAVPMYISGFTQGMMWKEFTPEGVLKYPNFLETTLQLIPMHKMRAVGGTFYLLGAILMAFNLFKTMAAGKLVANEPAEAPALVKAYVPTGSDTYWHRWFERKPIPLLIGSLIVILIGSLVELVPTFMVSSNVPTIASVQPYTALEVQGRDLYIKEGCVNCHSQMVRPFRSETERYGEYSKAGEFVYDHPFLWGSKRIGPDLHRIGGKYPNSWHYHHMRDPTSMSPGSIMPSYPWLLENKLDISNTSDKLKALQKVGVPYDDMTISYANEDLRKQAQQLSSQLANDGINVKSDREIVALIAYLQRLGTDIKKMEPSGK